The stretch of DNA CAGCAACAACGAGGTTTAACGCCATCCGGGTCAGCTCATCAAAATTCTGTTTGTAGATGAGATAAATTAAACTATTACTGTGTTCTCCAACAAAATAATTCTTCTCATCAATACTTTTTTTGTCTTTCAGGCTTTCACCAGTGCATAAGTAATATACATAATCGGCAAATTGCATGTAAGTTGGAAGATTTCCGGAAAGCATTGTTTCTGCATCTATTGGTATACCGACTTTAAGATATTTAAAACCGGTATCATAGCCATATTTATCAATTGCCCGTTTTATCCGTTCGCGAGTTATATCTTTACAGATATTTTTGGTTGGATCTGATTCAGTTGCTTCTGGCATTTGAATGAGAATACATTTCCGGTTGCCTTCGTCTTCTTTATTCAAATCCATTACAGCGTGCATTGTCGTGCCGGAACCTGCAAATGAATCGAGGATTAAGCAACCATTATCACAACTTAAGGTAATAATTTTCTTTATTAATTCTATTGGCTTAGGAGTATCAAAAGGTGATTTACCATCGAATAGTTCTTTTAATAACTCACTTGCTGTGCGTGTTGTACCAGAGTCTTTAGCAAACCAAATAGTTTCTGGAACTCTACCTTTTTGATCTTTAAGATAGATTTTAAATATTAAACGGGTTTCATCTTTATTAAATATAACTTGTTTTCGTTTCATTTTTTCTTGCATTGTTTCTTTAGAAAAACGCCAACCATTCTCTGGCGGATTAATCGTTTTCCCTGAGGGAGTACTAATATCATAAATCAAATTTGGACGATATAAAGCATTTCTAATATCACCATTTCTCCAGAGACCATTAGGGTCGTTATCTGGATTTGAGTAATGTGTATTATCTTCATCAGTCCTATCTAGTAGGTTAAGGGTAAAATTATTATACTTCTGATAACAGATAATATAATTGTGATGAACAGAAAATTTTCCTTCGTACCCTTTACCTTGAACGCTGTGTTGCCAAATGATAGTACCTAAGTAATTTTCATCACCAAATATTTCATCCATTATTTGTTTTAAAAAATGTTGTTCATTGTCATCAATAGTAA from Leptospiraceae bacterium encodes:
- a CDS encoding site-specific DNA-methyltransferase — translated: MPTLQFKGKNIIWNHHLSIPYHTLDEVDKLNFHEEKSNGNLIIEGDNLLALKSLLPQYAGKVKCIFIDPPYNTGNEQWIYNDNVNNPMLKDWLGKEVGKDDLTRHDKWLCMIVPRLKLLRELLSDDGAIFITIDDNEQHFLKQIMDEIFGDENYLGTIIWQHSVQGKGYEGKFSVHHNYIICYQKYNNFTLNLLDRTDEDNTHYSNPDNDPNGLWRNGDIRNALYRPNLIYDISTPSGKTINPPENGWRFSKETMQEKMKRKQVIFNKDETRLIFKIYLKDQKGRVPETIWFAKDSGTTRTASELLKELFDGKSPFDTPKPIELIKKIITLSCDNGCLILDSFAGSGTTMHAVMDLNKEDEGNRKCILIQMPEATESDPTKNICKDITRERIKRAIDKYGYDTGFKYLKVGIPIDAETMLSGNLPTYMQFADYVYYLCTGESLKDKKSIDEKNYFVGEHSNSLIYLIYKQNFDELTRMALNLVVAEKIIANHPKKRIIVYAPACFLEEDYMKENSIEYVGIPYNLFQRSEA